From the genome of Vibrio porteresiae DSM 19223, one region includes:
- the znuA gene encoding zinc ABC transporter substrate-binding protein ZnuA, producing the protein MLARFTLIAWLVAFCTPTWANTILTSIKPIQMITNELTLGVTTPDVLLGTNASPHDYALRPSDVKRIHQADLVIWFGSDLEPFLTKVLESQSNVLTLSAIPNLKLRAFSEEEHHEDDGHHHHGTHDPHFWLGVTQANTVADAIAQKLMAMDPAHSATYQANLTRFQQQLTQTDEQINQQLTPIKQKPYYVFHDGYAYFEQHYGLNNQGHFTVSPDRKPGAKTLIHIRESLTAGKIQCVFAEPQFQPAVIQSVVRGTQAKIGELDPLATTIPLAKGSYFAFLKSLAQSYTNCLGK; encoded by the coding sequence ATGTTAGCGAGATTCACTTTAATCGCTTGGTTGGTTGCGTTTTGTACACCAACTTGGGCGAATACGATTTTAACCAGTATTAAACCGATTCAGATGATCACCAATGAACTGACATTGGGCGTGACTACGCCGGATGTGCTTTTGGGAACGAATGCGTCGCCGCACGATTATGCATTGCGTCCCTCAGATGTAAAGCGGATTCATCAGGCTGACCTTGTCATTTGGTTTGGTTCAGACCTAGAACCCTTTTTAACCAAGGTATTGGAGTCACAAAGCAACGTATTAACCTTAAGTGCGATTCCTAATCTCAAGCTGCGTGCCTTTTCAGAAGAAGAGCATCACGAAGATGATGGTCACCATCATCACGGCACCCACGATCCTCATTTTTGGTTAGGCGTTACTCAAGCGAACACAGTCGCTGATGCGATTGCACAGAAACTGATGGCGATGGATCCTGCCCATAGTGCGACTTATCAAGCTAATTTGACTCGTTTCCAACAACAGCTAACGCAAACCGATGAGCAGATTAATCAGCAACTCACGCCGATTAAACAGAAGCCTTATTACGTTTTCCATGACGGTTACGCCTATTTTGAACAGCACTACGGTTTGAACAATCAAGGCCACTTTACTGTGAGCCCAGATCGTAAACCGGGTGCTAAGACTCTGATTCATATTCGTGAATCCTTAACGGCGGGAAAAATTCAGTGTGTTTTTGCAGAACCTCAGTTCCAACCTGCGGTGATTCAAAGTGTGGTGCGTGGTACCCAAGCTAAGATTGGTGAGCTAGATCCATTGGCAACAACCATTCCACTGGCTAAAGGTAGCTATTTTGCGTTTCTTAAATCACTTGCGCAAAGCTACACGAATTGTTTAGGCAAATAA